The Colletotrichum destructivum chromosome 8, complete sequence genome includes the window GCTGCGCGTCGCTTTGTGGCCATCGGGACGGTCGAAGCCACCGAGGTAACAGAAGGAGTCGATGGAGCTTTCCAAGCTCCTTGAATCCGGGCTAATCTTTCTTCAGCTGTGACGGCCATAGCGATGTACCGCAGTTTGTtttgttattgttgttgtgtGAGCTAGACCGAGCTGTAGTTGTACGGAGATGTGGGATGTTCTGGCAAGTGTCAGACAAGATGGGCAAGCAGGTGTAATAGATCAAGACTCACGTCTGATGAGTTTCTTTTGTAAGGTTGGAAAACAACAACGGGGTGTAGTATTAGAAAGATAGAGGAGATATCACGCGCACACAGAGATGGAGGCCGGAGGGGACGAGCTGACTTATACAGTGGCAAAACCAGGATCGTGGACTACTTGATTAAAGACGGGGGGGCCATTATTATCGGAACAAGCGTCATCCAAAAGCAGGGGGAAAAGAGTTGGGGTCGAGCATGGACTAGAGAAGACCATGCCCTGCAGGCTGCAGTCCGACAAGAGAGAGTATGTatgtgagagagagggagacaagACGAGCACATACAGCAATGGCAACAGACGTGACAAGGGGGAAAGAAGTCTTGTAAGTTGCGGATAATGCATCAGAACCCCATGAACCTACCTCTTTGGATCGCCAGGACTGGACAATGAACATAGACGTGGGCTTTGTTCACacaccccccttccctcgaCCCTCCCATCTTGCATAAGTCTACAGCCGATATGATTGGGTCCCAAGagatcgtcatcgtcaacatCGCTCCAGTATCATAGGACCATCGTGTAAGAGGCGCGAGCACAACGCAAACACAACGGTAGTCGGGACCAGTGTTCTGGTTCCGCGCTCTTGCGTAGACGCGTGTTCCTGTTGGCTCTGCAGGCGATGTCTCCTCATATTGGCTCGAGGGCCTACCGCAGGCAACTCCCTGGCTCACCGGCCGTACAGGGCTGCCCTTGCAGTTGCAGATCGAAGGGGCGCTCGCCAAGGTTGGACGCAGCTCTGGCCGGGTTATCGAGTCCAGAGACGCTTGGCCGGATGGCCTGCCAGGGCACTGGCATCACGccagagagggaagaagtgGAGAGTCGGCCATTTCAACTGACAtgaggaaaaagaaaaaatgTTTAGGGACGTTGGGGTCCTGGCGACGAGTACCCAACGGCCCTtgaaaggggggaggagggaggggttgaTGTTCTTCTCATACCCAAGTGAATCCGGATGCTGGGTACTCGCAGCCCGCCCGGGGTCCTGGTACCGCAATGCCTTTGCAGTTTCTGAATTCCAGGACCTGCGAGTGAGAGAGGTGGCATacaagagggaggggagggtcaGTCTGGATATGTACAAGATAGGGCTGGTCTCTTTATCCCATCCCTGTTACCGTGTTCCCGCCGATGACATGCTCCCGTGTTGTGAGATGTCGGAACTAAGCAGGCAAGGGCACGGCCAGGCCAAAtgatcatcatcatcttcaggTCATTTCTGTAAGTTGTGAGTGGCCGCTccggcgccttcatcgtTGGACGTGGGGGGGCTTAAGTCACCGGGGTGGAACATTTATGAAGGAAGTGCCAGACGGCGACGCTGACCGATACATCACCAAGACGGCTGTTTGGTTATACCCTAACAATTACACAACTTTCTTACTGTACGGAAGCTTCGAGGTTTATCAAGAACACCTGAGAATCTCCTAGTCATATGGAAGTTGGTTCTGATGCACTTGGCCGTTGTTCTCGAAGCTGTCAACAAAGCGGCAATGGTGTTGACGCTCCGGCGCCACGAAacgggagaagaagatggtgACAGGCAACCTGCACAACCTTGAGAAATTACGCAACACATCCTCAAGCATCTGTACATCATCCCCTGCAGCGCTTATACAGCAGTTCTGCTCCAGCCAGAAGAGGAGTCTTTGTTACTTtacgggggggggggggggtagaCGCACCTCGGTCCACAGTTTCCGCCAGTCACCGTCTGCCGCTCGAATTGCCACAGTGTTGCCTCGAGCAAACTGCATACGGCCGTGTTGGTGAGCGGGAGAAGGAAGATTGCGcggccgtgacggcgtcTCGTATGTGTGACGAGTGTGATGAGCGAGCCAGCGTACCGGAATTCTCGTCACATCCCAGGAAGTGCCCAAGGCGTTTTTGCTAGGCGTACAACGCGGTGGGCGGGAGGTTAGGTGAAATGGCATAAAAAGGCACCCCCAGTCCAGTCGAGAAAAGGTGCCTCcacccttcccctccctgGTAATTCCAACCCTGGTGGTCCTGTTGGAGCAGAGTCGCAAACAAAGGTTGGCAATGATGATGGTCTCCGCCAACGTCGAGGGATATCGAGTCGGTTGATTCGAATCCCACTCCCTGGCGGGAacatggatgatggatggttGGGACGTCACAACCAACAGCATCACATCAAAACAAGGGTTGGTCAGGGCGTTTTTCGTCGGGGGCAATAGACGCATGCATCCGGGCCCCTGGGTTTTCCCTGGGTCTCGGACACGATTCACGAATGAGACGCGCAGCTGAGGTACCAGGGATGTCTCGGAAGGCAACCCATGAAGCTCTTTTGGGTCTCTGGGGCTCGGGAGGCTCGCTTCTTAATGACAGTGGGGTGAGGACGGATGGGTATTATGTGGTGCTCGGTCCGTTGCCCGCATCCCCGGGCCTGCTCGTCGAGATCTTGTATTCCCATCCCTTTCCTGTCTTgcaggggagagggagaggctGCTTGTGCGGACGATCCCCCTTCGACCACCATGTAGACTGACCTGGAGATGTCACGGAAACCCCATTCGGGGAAACAATCTTGGTGGTCAACCAGGCCCGGGGATTAACCCTCCGCTCaggccctcgtccttcttgttCCGGGATCGCGGGATATCATTCTCCACATAAATAGCCTGATGAAAGATGGCACGATTCAGTGAGGATGTTTGCTTTCGTTCTCTCCAGCCCGGCGGCTCGACGGGCGTAACCGGTCTTGGTGGTCTTGGGAGggcgcggcgacgacgagaatgGGGATGAGAAGCGAGAAGAGAGGCAAAAATGTGTAACATGAGAGACAGCGGACCTCGctccggcgtcgtcgtcgtcgttgtcgtcgctgTTTGTCGTCAAGAGCGAAAGCGCGGGAGTTCGGAGTTGGTCATCCATCTGTAAGATTGCTGTGCCGCCAACGAAATCGCTCGTTTGTCATATCGGTTATTATGCAGGCCAGAtcggaagaggaagagagagaaagagaagggcAGAAGCCAGGCCTCTCTGGTCGAtggccacacacacacccgcACAAATATCATAGACACGCCGCGCATATCTTGGTTCATCTTGGTTCATCTTGGTTCCCGTTAAATGACGATACCCAGACATCTTGACCGAGATGGGGCAAAGCCGCACTGCgcgcgcgagagagagagagagacatgtACCAACGCAGTAAACAGTCCACCCTCTTCGTTCCTAGGCAAATGCATTCATATAGTTTGGGAACGCCCGCCCCCGTACAGCGGGCCGATGGGCGGGCACCGGCGCGATTCCCGCTTCTGGCCCGTCACCCGGCTTCGCTTGATTTCGATCGCGAGTTCGTCCGTTGTCCAACTATGTTCCACCCGTTGATCCGCCCGCAGCCAAACACACAAGCTTGTCAGCCCGCTAGGAAGGGGCCGTTGGATTTAAGAAATTGCACTAGATCCTTAGCGGGCAAGGCTCCAAGGAAGCGAGggtgtgtgagagagagggcatGGGAGGACAAGTGGGAGAACAGCCTGAAGAGGGGCGCCAcgaaggagagaagagagagggaacaAGAGGAAAGACAGGAGACGGGAGACGGGAGTCGGGAGAATGGGGAAAAAGACGGATGCGCCTGGAGGTCAGGTCACTTGCATGTTTGCTCGCCTGTTTGCTTGATTGTCTCCTGCTGCGCAACGCAGCCATCGACGCcacagacagacagacagacagacagacagacagacagacacacgGCATGCATACACAGTGCACTCACGTACTTGGATATGCCCATGGGGCCATTGACATTCCCCACGTCAAGACTGCAGCGCATCTCGGTCACAAGACGCAGGCTCAACGCGGTCGACGGAGTGAGGTCCGACGCGGCCAGTGGGTGCTGGCGCCAGGGGTGTGCGTGATTAGATTATTGATAGTTGATCTCCCACATCTCAATCTCCAGCAACCGAGCGTCTCATTTTACATACCATGACTGTTTAACGGATTCCCGACAGGGAGGGCTGAGTAGGCGGTCCGATCACTCCCATGAGATCGTTACATTTAGGCGTGTGGTTTTGGATCCCTCGCCGAGTCCACAAAAGGTCCCCCGTCGGGgatgggagagaggggaCCGATGGGGGGGAGATTTCGCAATCACCATAACCCAAACGTCGGGAATGAGGCCGTACCAAACACTGGGTTTAGCGACCTGTCAGGTTATGGAGACCATGGCACGACGGAGGGACCTGGTACAGCCAGCCGGAGACCTCGATGCGTTGAAACCGAGAGTATCCGCAGGCGCGTCTTTTTCCTAACACCTTTGGACCCGACCGACGCCTGGTTGGATCACTGTGACCAACGAAATGAGCTTCGGCTGGGGCACCCTCGATCTGGAGCAGCTCGTCACTTCGATGTGTCGCCTGTAAGTGACTCTGGGCCCCAAATCCTCGTCCCCAGCCTTTCACTGTGTTGTTACTCGGTACCCTGAGGGGCGCCGACAGATCGGACTAATGCGAGCGGCGTTGACACCGGGCCGGTGGTCGTCGATTCGGACGCCCTATGCGTGCCATCATATCGCGGCTCATCAGGTTAAAGTCGAgtccgcgatggcctcacatCAACTCGGCGAGTGTGCAAACCGCGCGCTCGGGACGATCCATCCATGATACCGGAAAACGCCGTCACGGCGATGGCCTTCGACGCGCCAGGTGCACCCGTGCACCTCATCTCCTGTGTGAATAGCGAAGCCGTCCAGCCTCCACGACCGGACTGGCCGCCGGTGACTATTCGCTGGTCCGTCAAACTGCTGCTCAATTGCAACGGCAGAGGGAGCTTTCTTTTAGCCTGGCAAGCAGAGACCGCAAGGCTTCCATGCGTGGTCAATCGCTGTCGTGCTGGCGCCGCCGTAGGCTCGCGCAGAGATACCGACCAGGCCAGACCCGCGAAGCGAACCCCGTTGTCTCATTTTCAAAATAGAGTTCCGTCGAGGCATTTAGCGGGAAAGTGTCGGTCGACGGAAAGTCAATCgtgtcccccctcccctccccccatcaGACCGCTCGGTCGGAAAGCATCAAGTACAGGGCCGTCTGCCAGAccgagcggcggcgggtatTTGTGGCGAGACACGTGTGGTGACAGGCCGCTGGAGCCTCCGAACGGACGGACGGTATCACTTGTGAAATGCCAAAGATGTGGACAGAGAGGCTTGGAGACTCGAGTTTCGATGGGTTTGGGGGCGGAGGCGCCGGTTTCGTTGGAACAGCCAACCCTTGTGTGTACAACCTCGAGGCACGTGAGTTGAGTTTTGAATCAGATCGTCGGTTGTTTTGTGCGACCTGGGGGTACGACGTGTGAGTCTACCTTACCTGTATGAGCGTGCTTCATTACTGCCGAAGCTGAAGACCCCGATCCTCGTCCAAGAGAGCCGCTGATGTTGGCCGACGCATCAATGATGCTCATTCAACAGTTGACACATGAACAGGCGGTACGCGGTGATAAACTGTACGAGTTCCGACTTCCGGTGTCAACAGACTGCTTGTGTTGCGTATGCTTTCCGTTGCAAAAGTGCTGCTTACCGTACATTAGTTCATGAGTCAATACGCGACGACAACCAATCCCCCCTGCCGCCGCGCACGCACTGATTCAGGGCCACGTCAGTTGATAGACAGTGAGAGTAggagagaatgagagagggtgagagagagagcgcatAAGACCGTGCCCAATGGGGAGGCGCCCGGCGTTCGAACATGCATAGGGACCTGATGCCCTGTTTAGAAAATTGAATGGTCGACTCTGGGCGCCATTCCCGATTTAGAAGCTGATAAATGGCTGGGCATGACGCCAGACTTGAGGAGGGTCAGAGGGACTCGTTGACGAACGGCCGTTGGTTTTGATACATGTCGACTTTGAGCGGCCGATGTATTCATCGCTAACTTGTCGCTCTCCCTCAGGCACTCTGTCCATGAGTGAGAATGAGACACAGTCAAGACTCTCAGCTCAACTTCTCCAGAACCCCCCTGCACGGGACATAAACACCGTTCAGCCACATCGTTGAGAACCGGGTTTCTGAAAAGGCGACTCATTACTACCTCATTCGGGGAGCCCTAGGTAGGCCATCTGGGACATCCCGTCGCGTTGCGGGAACCCGCGGGCGGCCCATGATACACACTTGCACATATCAATTGGTTTCACTGCCCTTTTTTCTTATTTGATGTCACTCGTTCCTCTTCCTTCACGTCGGTTGATGACGACACACACTGCTGTCATCGTTGCGcgtctctctgtcttttCCATTTCCTCCGGGGCTCATCATTCGCGCAAATAGATGCATATCGTTCGTCTGTAGCTAGACAGGCCGCGCGCATCCAAAAGttccactcactcacttcaCTCATTGTCATccgcacacacacacacacacacacacacgcgtACCTGTATTCATCTCAACTCATTTCATCTCATCTTCAAAGTTCATCCGTCTTACTTTTTCCCTATTTTCTTCATTtcgtttttttttctccttctcccccctccacgACAACCCTAGTCGCCCGTCGTCAGCACGCCCTTATCGCGCCAACGATTCGTCGGTTCGTCGTCTTTTGCCCAGGGAGCGAAGTCGAGAGCTCTCGCTCGTTTCAGAGTTCAGACTGCGTGTCTGGTCCTATCGGGCAtcgcgtcctcctcccccagaCCAGGGATAGGATTGCGCAACACGCATCTCATTCTCAGGCATTTTGCTGTCTTTCTCTACCTCGGCCAACTCACTTGGCATTTTCCTTCATATGTGTTGGAACCGCCCGCACACTCTCTCCTCCTTTCACTCTTTCGATCACTATTCTCCCCAGTCCTCACTGCGCTAAGctgcctcggcctgcttggcTCAAAACCACACAACCACAAATCAGACCTTCCACCCCCCGTCACAGCACACGGCGCCCGAGATGCGTCCACACACCGATCCCGTCTCCGATGACgacaccatcatcggcgacgcCACGCCGTCCAGGACATCGATAGACGCCCGCAACGCTACCGAGGGTACCCCGCTCATTGCCGGCGCCTCCTCCAAGAGACCCGGCGCCGGGCGTAGCAGGACCGACTCcctcctcaacgccgccgccatccacgTGCCCAAGGTCCacaacgccgacgccatcgccgccatcttctgcgccatcatcgtcctcggcgccggtgctAGCGGCCTCTGGGTCATCCCCATCACCCGCCAGGTCGAGGACATTGTGTGTCGCGAGTACTACGGCGTGCTGCACTCGGAGCATGGCGGCCCTATCGACGAGGCCCGCTGCAAGGAGGACGCCATCCAGTCAAAGGTCGCCATGCTCTTCGCCGTCTACAGCGCCCTGCAGGCCTCCatcggtgccgccgccgccttccccTGGGGTATCGTCGCCGATCGTTTCGGCCGGAAATGGGTCTTCTCCATGGCCGTGCTGGGCATagtcctcggccagctgtGGTTCCTCGTCATTTGCGCCTTTCCCAGGACCATCCCGATTAAGGCCATGTGGCTCGGCCCGTTCCTGCaggtcatcggcggcggcaacgccgtgctgtccgccgtcgtcttctccatGCTCTCGGATATCACGACTTCGGAAAACAGGTCCGTGTGTTCTACGGGTCCCTCTGATGCGAacccatccccccccccccccccgcgccctctccccccttcccccacgCTTCTTGCTGACCTCTCGCAACAGGGCCAAAAAGTTCATGGCTGTTCATCTGTCGTCCATGGCCGGAAACCTCTTCGcccccgccgtcgccgggtggatgatggagagGACCGGACCCTGGGTTGTTGAATGGATATCCGTGACCGGCTTCGCGACGCTCTTCTTCACCATCCACCTCATCCcggagacgaagacggcggcccaggtgCTGCCGGACCCCATCGCGGACGAGCCCGAGGCTGAGTCGCCCGTTGTCGGCACCATCCAGCACACGCTCCACCGCCTCCGGGAGT containing:
- a CDS encoding Putative major facilitator superfamily, MFS transporter superfamily, giving the protein MRPHTDPVSDDDTIIGDATPSRTSIDARNATEGTPLIAGASSKRPGAGRSRTDSLLNAAAIHVPKVHNADAIAAIFCAIIVLGAGASGLWVIPITRQVEDIVCREYYGVLHSEHGGPIDEARCKEDAIQSKVAMLFAVYSALQASIGAAAAFPWGIVADRFGRKWVFSMAVLGIVLGQLWFLVICAFPRTIPIKAMWLGPFLQVIGGGNAVLSAVVFSMLSDITTSENRAKKFMAVHLSSMAGNLFAPAVAGWMMERTGPWVVEWISVTGFATLFFTIHLIPETKTAAQVLPDPIADEPEAESPVVGTIQHTLHRLRESLSLLASPSLVMLLVATLSSYPVVLSTLQFMTIFASKRYHVSLSQTGYLLSLYGLGVFFTIVAILPGVSKLLASPKTPEPLRFTDDNRRDLFLARVSSVALLLGALSMAASPTIGAFIGGLAILSLGSGWGSYVRSLCAVYVDAAHRTRLYSIISVVETVGMTFTEPMLAGLFSLGMRLGGLWIGLPYVGVAGFCIAALGLLLFVRLPPPKGKGAHASGDDARVEPQAQ